Within the Gammaproteobacteria bacterium genome, the region CGGTTTTTCCTTGTTCTACCTGCGCGGGGTTGCGCCGGAGGCCGTCAGCACCGCGGCGATATACCGTGGGGCGATTCCTTTTGTCATCATCCAGTTGCTGATGCTGGCCGTGGTCGCCGCCTTCCCGGGGCTGGTGACCTGGTTGCCGGAAGCACTGTCCTGAGGAGGTCGCGATGGAACCCATCGACCTGGCCGACAAGTTGAAGCAGATCGAAGACACGTGGTCACCGCGTGTGGTGGCGGAGCTGAACGATTACCAGTTCAAGCTCGCCTGGCTGCAAGGCGAGTTCGTCTGGCATTGCCATGACGAGACCGACGAAGCGTTTTTCGTGCTGGAAGGCGAGTTCATGATGGAGTACCGCGATCGCACCGTGCCGGTGAAGCAGGGCGAGCTGATCGTGGTACCGAAAGGCGTCGAGCACCGCCCGGTTGCCGCCACGCATTGCGCGGTGTTGCTGATCGAACCGAAAGGCGTGATCAACACCGGCGAGGCCGGTGGCGAGCTCACCGCCGAGCCGGACCGGTGGATCTGATCAGATACCTGGTCGAAGTACCGTCGTCGATCTCGTGATCAAGGCGACTGGTCAGCACCTGGCCATCAGCCTTCATGGCAACGACTGAACCGCTGTCTGCACCTCAGGCCTTGCGCGCCTTGTAGAAGGCTTCCTCCGAAATTTCGTGCCAGGCCATCACCGGTGCCTTGAAGTTGCGGAACGACTCGGCGACTTCGGCCACCAGCGGATCCTCCGCGGCCATCTCTGCAACCAGTTCTTCCGACAGTTCGCGCAGCCGGCGCATCACCGAATCCGGGAAGGGCTTCAGGATGACGCCATGCTCTTCCACCAGCGCTTTCAATGCGGCCGGGTTTTGTGCGGTGTACTCGGCCAGCATGTCGGTGGTCACCGCCTGGCAGGCCAGCTCGACCACGGCCTGCAGGTGTTCCGGCAGCGCAGCGAAAGCTTCCTCGTTGACCAGGCATTCCAGTACCGAGCCGGGCTCGTGCCAGCCAGGGTAGTAATAGTACTTCGCCGCTTCGTGCAGGCCGAAGGCGAGGTCGTTCCAGGGACCGACCCACTCCGTGGCATCGATGACGCCGGTTTTCAGCGAGGTGAAGATCTCGCCGCCGGGCAAGGTGACCGGCAGGCCGCCGGCCCGCTCCAGTATTTCACCGCCCAGGCCCGGGATGCGCATCTTCAGGCCCTCGAGGTCGGCCGGTGAATGGATTTCCTTGTTGAACCAGCCACCCATTTGCACGCCGGAGTTGCCGGCGGCGAAGGGCAGGATGCCAAACGGGGCATAGGCTTTTTTCCAGAGTTCCTGGCCACCACCGTGGTAGAGCCAGGCATGCATTTCCTGGGCATTCATGCCGAAGGGCACGGCGGCAAAGAACTGTGCCGAGGGCGCCTTGCCTTTCCAGTAATACGCCGCGCCGTGTGCCATCTCGGCGCTGCCGTTCGCGACGGCATCGAAGGCTTCCAGCGCCGGCACGATTTCGCCCGCGGAGTAGAGCTTGACCGTCAGCTGGCCCCCGGACATGCGCGTGATGGTGTCTGCCAGCCGTTGTGCGCCGGTGCCCAGCCCCGGGAAATTGCGCGGCCAGGTGGTGACCATCTTCCACTTGAAGCGCTGGCTGCTGTTGCTGGTGGCCGGTGCGTTGCCGGTGCTGCCCTGGTCGCAAGCGGCGACGCCGCCGGCCATGGCGCCGAGGCCCAGCAGGCCGCCCAGGCGCTTGATGAAATCACGTCGTTGCATGACTTGCCCCTTGCTGTTGTTGTCGTGCTGCGGGAATGCGCATCACCTTAGCAGCGCCACCGCAGAGCGCAAGCGCGGTCGCGCGAGCAAGGCGGGCCAAAAAAAACCCCGGCGGAGCCGGGGTAATTGCCTTCATGGCTGGAGGTGATTGAGTGCAAAGCATTGGAACCTGCGTCCTGCGCATCCGTGGCCCGGTTCCTTCCCTCGGCTCGTCCCTGACATCATGTCCTGTGAATTCGAGGCCCCGCCAGTCTCCCAAGGCCGGTATAGTCCCGTTATCAGTGGGCTGCCTCGGAAAATGTCAGCATTTTCTGACCCTTGGGACGCCTTTGGACAGCGGGAGGAGCAGGCATGATCGGTTTGTTGCAGCGAGTCAGCGAAGCATCGGTGCAGGTCGGTGGCGAGGAGATTGCGCGCATCGACACGGGCATGCTGGTGCTGGTGGGTGTCCAGAAGCACGACACGCCAGCGACGGCCGTGCGGCTGCTCGAGCGCCTGCTGGCCTACCGCGTATTCGAGGATGACGCCGGCCGCATGAACCTGTCCTTGCGGGACGCCCGTTTCGACGGGCAGCCGGGTGGCCTGTTGCTGGTACCCCAGTTCACCTTGCCTGCCGATACTCGCAAGGGAACCCGCGCCAGCTTCACGCCGGCG harbors:
- a CDS encoding cupin domain-containing protein, producing MEPIDLADKLKQIEDTWSPRVVAELNDYQFKLAWLQGEFVWHCHDETDEAFFVLEGEFMMEYRDRTVPVKQGELIVVPKGVEHRPVAATHCAVLLIEPKGVINTGEAGGELTAEPDRWI
- a CDS encoding TRAP transporter substrate-binding protein: MQRRDFIKRLGGLLGLGAMAGGVAACDQGSTGNAPATSNSSQRFKWKMVTTWPRNFPGLGTGAQRLADTITRMSGGQLTVKLYSAGEIVPALEAFDAVANGSAEMAHGAAYYWKGKAPSAQFFAAVPFGMNAQEMHAWLYHGGGQELWKKAYAPFGILPFAAGNSGVQMGGWFNKEIHSPADLEGLKMRIPGLGGEILERAGGLPVTLPGGEIFTSLKTGVIDATEWVGPWNDLAFGLHEAAKYYYYPGWHEPGSVLECLVNEEAFAALPEHLQAVVELACQAVTTDMLAEYTAQNPAALKALVEEHGVILKPFPDSVMRRLRELSEELVAEMAAEDPLVAEVAESFRNFKAPVMAWHEISEEAFYKARKA
- the dtd gene encoding D-aminoacyl-tRNA deacylase — its product is MIGLLQRVSEASVQVGGEEIARIDTGMLVLVGVQKHDTPATAVRLLERLLAYRVFEDDAGRMNLSLRDARFDGQPGGLLLVPQFTLPADTRKGTRASFTPAAAPGLADELFASLCEQARAAWNPVACGQFGANMRVALVNEGPVTFWLEVNPD